From one Agrobacterium fabrum str. C58 genomic stretch:
- a CDS encoding ABC transporter ATP-binding protein: MHEAYRLATRNLSLGYNGAVIVEDLNLKIPSGHFTVLVGKNGCGKSTILRALAGLLSPMKGEIFLDGASTRKIPSRERAKHIGVLTQGPQAPEGLSVTELVRQGRYPHRRLFERWSSRDEDACTYALDLTDMTSLSDRPVEALSGGQRQRAWIAMTLAQETDILLLDEPTTFLDLAHQIEILDLIRQLVHDQGRTIVAVLHDLNQAARYADEIVLVRDGRIFDAGAPGAVITAKNVLDVFGVNAVIMPDPISGTPMCVPIPSQTQGK, encoded by the coding sequence ATGCATGAAGCTTATCGCCTCGCGACACGCAATCTGTCCCTTGGATATAACGGCGCCGTCATTGTCGAAGACCTGAACCTGAAAATTCCATCCGGGCATTTCACGGTTCTCGTCGGAAAAAACGGATGCGGCAAATCCACGATATTGCGTGCACTCGCCGGACTTCTCAGCCCCATGAAAGGCGAGATATTTCTGGACGGCGCATCGACGCGGAAAATTCCATCGCGGGAACGAGCAAAACACATCGGCGTCCTCACGCAGGGGCCGCAGGCTCCAGAGGGATTGTCGGTCACCGAACTGGTCCGGCAAGGGCGTTATCCCCATCGCAGACTGTTCGAGCGCTGGTCCAGCCGTGACGAAGATGCGTGCACCTATGCTCTCGACCTGACCGATATGACATCGCTTTCGGACCGTCCGGTAGAGGCTCTCTCCGGCGGCCAGCGGCAGCGCGCCTGGATCGCGATGACGCTGGCCCAGGAAACGGACATCCTTCTTCTGGATGAACCGACGACTTTCCTCGATCTCGCCCACCAGATTGAAATACTCGATCTCATCAGGCAGCTTGTGCATGATCAGGGCCGCACCATCGTCGCGGTCCTCCACGATCTCAACCAGGCGGCCCGTTACGCCGACGAAATCGTTCTTGTCAGGGACGGCAGGATATTCGACGCTGGCGCCCCAGGTGCCGTCATCACGGCGAAAAATGTCCTTGATGTCTTTGGCGTCAACGCCGTCATCATGCCGGATCCGATTTCGGGAACACCGATGTGCGTGCCCATTCCATCACAGACCCAAGGCAAGTGA
- the pbpC gene encoding penicillin-binding protein 1C, which yields MRRKKAVIAGIMTAALLIGGAAFGLDALDKAYPPPLEAARERSFEVLDRDGKLLRAFATPDGRWRLKTTAAEVDPQFLRMLVAYEDQRFYDHHGVDPWALLRSAWQLASNGRIVSGASTLSMQVARLIEPRADRSFSAKFLQAARALQIERRLDKAEILDLYLNIAPYGGNLEGVRAASLAWFGKEPGRLDTAEAALMVALPQLPEKRRPDRFPEAAKQARERVLQRLAVERVVGEGEAERAALAAVPVNRRDLPSYAPHMAVAARAKFQNAGEVRSTLRLPIQRELEGVARHAAEKLGDKVSVAIVMADAQTGDILAEVGSADYLDTARRGFVEMSRAVRSPGSTLKPFIYGLAFEDGLVGQETIIEDRPADFSGYRPRNFDMHYQGDVSIRQALQLSLNVPAVKLLDAVSPSALMVRFRRAGVKLVLPANEAPGLAIALGGAGISLVDLVQLYAGLAGSGDPMRLGDGVRTVPERLEGDRLFSHAAIWNVTDILSGVLPPLGMKQRGIAYKTGTSYGYRDAWSVGYDGRHVIGIWVGRADNGAVPGIAGYATAAPILFEAFAKSGVAVTPMPGPPSGVARVAVTDLPANQRRFTTTANGLLSASRRESAPRIVYPPEGARVELSSQSGISPLVLKLQGGRAPFRWLANGLPLPDASHRRNSEWRPEGQGFSTLTVIDADGRASSVRIFVE from the coding sequence ATGAGGCGGAAAAAGGCTGTCATCGCCGGCATCATGACGGCCGCGTTGCTTATCGGCGGCGCGGCCTTCGGTCTTGACGCGCTGGACAAGGCCTATCCGCCGCCGCTGGAGGCTGCGCGAGAGCGATCCTTCGAGGTGCTGGACCGCGATGGAAAACTGTTGCGCGCCTTCGCGACACCGGATGGCCGCTGGCGGCTGAAAACCACGGCTGCGGAGGTCGATCCGCAATTCCTGCGCATGCTGGTCGCTTATGAGGATCAGCGCTTTTACGATCACCACGGCGTTGACCCCTGGGCATTGCTGCGCTCCGCCTGGCAACTGGCCAGCAACGGCCGGATCGTCTCCGGCGCCTCGACGTTGTCCATGCAGGTGGCGCGGCTGATCGAGCCGCGCGCCGACCGATCTTTCTCGGCCAAATTCCTGCAGGCTGCGCGCGCGCTCCAGATCGAGAGACGGCTGGATAAGGCCGAGATTCTCGACCTTTATCTGAATATCGCCCCCTATGGCGGCAATCTCGAAGGCGTCAGAGCCGCAAGCCTCGCCTGGTTCGGCAAGGAACCGGGCCGGCTTGATACGGCGGAGGCAGCCCTTATGGTAGCGCTACCGCAATTGCCGGAAAAACGGCGCCCGGACCGTTTTCCGGAGGCGGCGAAGCAGGCACGCGAGCGAGTACTGCAACGGCTTGCCGTGGAGCGCGTGGTGGGTGAAGGAGAGGCGGAGCGGGCGGCATTGGCTGCGGTGCCTGTCAACCGGCGAGACTTGCCGTCCTATGCGCCACATATGGCGGTTGCCGCCCGCGCGAAATTTCAAAATGCCGGAGAGGTGCGTTCGACACTGAGATTGCCGATCCAGCGGGAACTGGAAGGTGTCGCGCGCCATGCGGCGGAAAAGCTTGGTGACAAGGTTTCCGTCGCCATCGTCATGGCTGATGCGCAGACCGGCGATATCCTCGCGGAGGTCGGTTCGGCGGATTATCTCGATACGGCACGGCGCGGTTTCGTGGAGATGAGCCGGGCGGTGCGCTCGCCGGGCTCCACCCTCAAGCCATTCATCTATGGCCTTGCCTTCGAAGATGGTCTTGTCGGGCAGGAAACCATCATCGAGGATCGTCCGGCTGATTTTTCCGGTTACCGGCCACGCAATTTCGACATGCATTATCAGGGTGATGTCAGTATCCGCCAGGCACTGCAACTGTCCCTCAACGTGCCTGCGGTCAAGCTGCTTGATGCCGTCAGCCCCTCGGCGCTGATGGTGCGGTTCCGGCGGGCGGGCGTAAAACTGGTGCTTCCGGCCAATGAGGCACCTGGGCTTGCCATTGCGCTCGGCGGTGCCGGCATTTCCCTGGTTGATCTGGTGCAGCTTTATGCCGGGCTTGCCGGCAGCGGGGATCCCATGCGGCTGGGTGATGGTGTCCGCACTGTCCCCGAACGACTGGAGGGTGATCGGCTGTTTTCCCATGCCGCGATCTGGAACGTCACCGACATACTCTCCGGTGTCCTTCCGCCGCTCGGCATGAAACAGCGCGGCATCGCCTACAAAACCGGCACCAGCTATGGTTATCGCGACGCCTGGTCGGTGGGCTATGACGGGCGGCATGTTATCGGCATCTGGGTCGGCCGCGCCGATAATGGTGCGGTGCCGGGCATTGCCGGTTATGCGACGGCTGCTCCCATCCTGTTCGAGGCTTTCGCAAAATCCGGCGTGGCCGTGACGCCGATGCCTGGCCCACCCTCCGGTGTAGCGCGCGTTGCCGTAACCGACCTTCCCGCCAACCAGCGGCGCTTTACCACGACTGCAAACGGCCTGCTTTCGGCCTCAAGACGGGAAAGCGCCCCACGCATCGTCTACCCGCCGGAGGGCGCGCGGGTGGAACTTTCCAGCCAGTCCGGCATTTCGCCGCTGGTGCTGAAGCTGCAGGGCGGGCGCGCGCCTTTCCGCTGGCTCGCCAACGGCTTGCCTTTGCCGGATGCCTCTCATCGCCGCAATAGCGAATGGCGACCGGAGGGGCAGGGGTTTTCGACGCTCACGGTGATTGACGCCGATGGCCGTGCCTCGAGTGTGCGGATTTTTGTCGAGTAA
- a CDS encoding FecCD family ABC transporter permease, which translates to MTSFRGLSKAERPIHPRPAEFFCSVLLLLAIAGLLVSAMLAIMAGPAPLSPSTVLSAIFRFDGSRDHLVVTLLRLPRVAAAMIAGAGLAVSGAIMQAVTKNPLASPGLLGINAGAAFAVVASLSITGVSGDALVWYAFGGAAFAAFCVFFIGSIGRVGATPLIMVLAGAVVATFLTSLTTAILIFDQTTLDAVRLWTVGSLSGRTMEHVFAVVPYWLAGLLGSLLLARHLTTLSLGTDVATALGQNPALWRSLSVVIVILLSGSAVALVGPVGFVGLVVPHIVRLAISVDYRWIIPFSAVIGAIMVVIADLAGRIILANQSFPVGVTMALIGAPFFLWLARYRAGAGRP; encoded by the coding sequence GTGACATCGTTTCGCGGACTATCGAAGGCGGAAAGACCGATACATCCTCGCCCGGCGGAATTTTTCTGCTCGGTCCTGCTTCTGCTCGCCATCGCTGGCCTGCTGGTTTCCGCAATGCTGGCAATAATGGCTGGCCCGGCGCCCCTTTCACCGTCGACCGTGCTCTCTGCAATCTTCCGCTTTGACGGCTCGCGTGACCATCTCGTCGTGACGTTGCTACGCTTGCCCCGCGTCGCGGCGGCCATGATCGCGGGTGCGGGCCTGGCCGTTTCAGGCGCAATCATGCAAGCCGTGACAAAAAACCCTCTGGCTTCGCCGGGGCTCCTCGGCATCAATGCCGGCGCGGCTTTTGCAGTCGTCGCCAGCCTGTCGATCACGGGCGTTTCGGGCGACGCGCTGGTCTGGTATGCCTTTGGCGGCGCGGCTTTCGCTGCGTTCTGCGTTTTCTTCATCGGTTCTATCGGCCGTGTGGGCGCGACCCCGCTGATCATGGTGCTGGCCGGAGCCGTGGTCGCGACATTCCTCACATCCCTGACCACGGCAATTCTGATCTTCGACCAGACGACACTCGATGCCGTGCGCTTGTGGACCGTCGGTTCCTTAAGCGGCCGGACGATGGAACACGTCTTCGCCGTCGTGCCATATTGGCTTGCAGGCTTGCTCGGCTCACTGCTGCTCGCCCGTCATCTGACGACACTCAGCCTTGGCACGGATGTCGCCACGGCGCTCGGCCAGAACCCAGCCCTTTGGCGCAGCCTGTCGGTCGTGATCGTCATTCTCCTCTCCGGCAGCGCCGTTGCACTTGTCGGGCCTGTCGGCTTCGTCGGCCTCGTTGTGCCGCATATCGTTCGCCTCGCCATCAGCGTGGATTACCGGTGGATCATTCCCTTCAGCGCCGTCATCGGTGCGATCATGGTTGTTATCGCCGATCTCGCCGGACGGATCATCCTCGCCAACCAGAGTTTTCCTGTCGGCGTCACGATGGCCCTGATCGGAGCGCCATTTTTCCTTTGGCTGGCGCGTTATCGCGCGGGGGCAGGCAGGCCGTGA
- a CDS encoding FecR family protein, whose translation MERSVQRRRLTRDQRKRNREAADWVFRNRDPDQPETELAEFRRWMELDPENCRAYTAAKRILGEARTAIRSDAGLREAPVSSSSRGRNAIISSVVAIAAAGTLFIALDGPMRMSADIMSDTDEMPEVTLEDGSRVQLNASSAIALDFTSERRTVRLLRGQAFFQVSPDAKRPFSVSADDTLVTALGTAFDVRQSATDTRIAVTEHSVRVDFKEPGALPVKVGEGEEVLHLNETGKSTIRKTDANTALAWRRGQLTVDNMPLSYVIEEIQRHFHGRIVIGNEATARRVVSGTLFVTDTESALNFLRTALNIQTYKIGPIIVVTS comes from the coding sequence TTGGAGCGTTCCGTGCAACGTAGACGTCTGACGCGTGATCAGCGCAAACGAAACAGAGAGGCAGCCGACTGGGTGTTTCGCAACCGCGACCCGGACCAGCCCGAAACGGAGTTGGCGGAGTTTCGTCGCTGGATGGAACTGGATCCGGAGAACTGTCGGGCCTACACGGCGGCGAAGCGCATTCTCGGTGAAGCGAGAACTGCGATAAGGTCTGATGCCGGGCTTCGTGAAGCGCCGGTTTCATCCTCATCGCGCGGCCGCAACGCGATCATCTCCTCGGTCGTCGCGATCGCCGCCGCCGGAACACTGTTTATTGCTCTGGATGGCCCGATGCGCATGAGTGCGGATATCATGTCCGACACCGATGAGATGCCTGAAGTGACACTGGAGGATGGCTCCCGGGTTCAATTGAACGCGTCATCTGCAATCGCGCTCGATTTCACCAGCGAGCGACGGACCGTCCGGCTCCTGCGAGGGCAGGCATTCTTTCAGGTAAGCCCGGATGCGAAGCGGCCTTTCTCCGTCAGCGCGGACGACACCCTGGTCACAGCTCTCGGCACGGCCTTCGATGTGCGCCAGAGCGCCACGGACACACGCATTGCCGTGACGGAACATTCCGTGCGCGTCGATTTCAAGGAGCCGGGAGCCCTTCCGGTGAAAGTCGGGGAAGGCGAAGAAGTGCTTCACTTGAACGAGACAGGGAAAAGCACGATCCGGAAAACGGATGCCAACACGGCGCTGGCTTGGCGCCGGGGCCAGCTTACCGTGGACAACATGCCCCTCTCCTACGTGATCGAGGAAATACAGCGGCATTTTCACGGGCGCATTGTCATAGGAAACGAAGCGACCGCACGGCGGGTCGTCAGCGGCACACTTTTCGTGACCGATACAGAAAGCGCGCTGAATTTCCTGCGCACGGCCCTCAACATCCAGACATACAAGATTGGTCCCATCATCGTCGTCACGTCCTGA
- a CDS encoding FecCD family ABC transporter permease — protein MTRAITVLIILNLLAVIAAMIWGDQSIAWRDVANALVGSAPADLHMIVIEFRLSRAMLALLAGTGLAVAGTISQTVMRNPLAEPGVLGINAGAALVASVVIILFADVSPTILPWAGFAGAVTMAATVYALAWKRGTSSLRIILVGIGLSAMAGAGTSFLTAFGNVMDVQRAMIWLSGSVYGADWTKVKSLLLWLSVPLALTWFSCRQLDLIRFGDDVATGLGQKVNLVRAFLILLCTLISGATVAMVGLVGFVGLIAPHVARRIVGPAHRALIPVAALTGSLLLLVADIIGRTVIAPAQLPAGIVTALLGAPFFAYLLKGRRHA, from the coding sequence GTGACACGCGCAATAACTGTTCTGATCATTCTCAACCTTCTGGCCGTCATTGCCGCCATGATCTGGGGTGACCAGTCGATTGCCTGGCGTGATGTCGCCAATGCACTCGTCGGCAGTGCGCCGGCCGATCTGCACATGATCGTTATCGAATTCCGGCTTTCACGAGCAATGCTGGCTCTGCTCGCCGGCACAGGCCTTGCCGTTGCGGGTACAATCTCGCAGACCGTCATGCGCAATCCGCTGGCAGAGCCCGGCGTTCTGGGTATCAATGCAGGGGCGGCGCTCGTCGCAAGCGTGGTTATCATCCTTTTTGCAGATGTTTCGCCAACCATCCTGCCTTGGGCGGGCTTTGCGGGGGCCGTCACAATGGCGGCGACCGTCTACGCGCTCGCCTGGAAACGTGGCACGTCCTCTCTTCGGATCATCCTCGTCGGTATAGGCCTCAGCGCCATGGCCGGCGCGGGAACCAGCTTTCTGACCGCATTTGGCAATGTCATGGATGTGCAGCGGGCAATGATCTGGCTTTCGGGCAGCGTCTACGGCGCTGACTGGACCAAGGTCAAAAGCCTTCTGCTCTGGCTTTCCGTTCCGCTGGCTCTCACCTGGTTCTCCTGCCGGCAGCTGGACCTCATCCGTTTCGGTGACGATGTGGCGACCGGACTTGGACAGAAGGTCAATCTCGTGCGTGCATTCCTGATATTGCTCTGTACGCTGATATCGGGCGCCACCGTCGCGATGGTGGGACTGGTGGGGTTTGTTGGCCTCATCGCCCCGCATGTTGCGCGGCGAATCGTTGGCCCTGCCCATCGGGCCCTCATTCCGGTTGCCGCTCTGACAGGCAGCCTTTTGCTGTTGGTCGCCGATATTATCGGCCGCACGGTCATCGCACCGGCGCAGCTGCCGGCCGGCATCGTAACAGCCCTGCTGGGGGCTCCGTTTTTTGCCTATCTTCTGAAGGGCCGCCGGCATGCATGA
- a CDS encoding RNA polymerase sigma factor yields MRTSTASLNENDGTDLLNRAIVEHYGDIIKAVGGRSRSDGAAREIVHDLYVKLALQPDALSGKRSIKAFLCRAASNMRIDRIRREQLESRLFSGSDEDARAVFAADNAPDQGLAVEARLTVLKQAIADLPEKRRTAFVLHRLHHLSPDQIASKLKISRNMVDRHLRRALSHCLDRLFEME; encoded by the coding sequence ATGCGGACGTCGACGGCCAGCCTCAATGAAAATGACGGAACCGACCTGTTGAACAGGGCGATCGTCGAGCATTACGGCGACATCATCAAGGCCGTGGGGGGACGCAGTCGCTCAGACGGGGCCGCGCGGGAAATCGTGCACGATCTCTACGTCAAACTCGCCTTGCAGCCCGATGCGCTGTCCGGCAAACGATCCATAAAGGCGTTCCTGTGCCGCGCCGCTTCGAATATGCGGATCGACCGGATCAGACGGGAGCAGTTAGAATCCAGACTTTTTTCCGGTTCGGATGAAGATGCCAGGGCAGTGTTTGCGGCGGATAACGCACCCGATCAGGGATTGGCTGTCGAGGCGCGGCTGACGGTGCTGAAACAGGCAATCGCCGACCTGCCAGAAAAACGGCGCACGGCCTTCGTCCTGCACAGGCTTCATCATCTTTCGCCGGACCAGATCGCGTCCAAGCTTAAAATTTCACGCAATATGGTCGACCGGCACCTCCGGCGCGCGCTCAGCCATTGCCTCGACCGGCTTTTTGAAATGGAGTAA
- a CDS encoding TonB-dependent receptor domain-containing protein — MECKGINGRTARTGLAGWVALLLTTSVSALALNVPATAQTVAQASTAPRQISIAAGPLTSALNQLATQTGLQILFDGSIANGKTSRGASGNLTPSQALAAVLAGTGVQSRFAGQNQIALSLAAAPANAAAVAADGTTQLQAITIYGSRNATTLASTSSSIGIVNAEQISDGQIRSFRDSFRRMANVMDGDWADAGFIIRGVSSEGLVPGGAPLATLYIDGVQQTVRGARRGARGLFDVEQVEVYRGPQSTLSGRAAMAGAIYIKTKDPTFEKEAELSTTIATGNLYGTGFMFNTPLVDDQIAIRMSGEIQRSKNDINYPTFERYENYNEFTHDFYYQVRGKVLFEPAEMPETRALLSYSFSHDNPAVRDIGGPKGSIPFSFDEKRGDYQLPVYIEYRPTDVHNVGLEVTHDFSDELKLTSLSAFSYSDADRLSVNYGTPGEIDTYHGYYKEWIASQEVRLNYEGEKWDWVGGVYFSYEDEKNFYDRTIPLTATVKRNQVQHNTQKSFNAALFGEATYEFVPTWKITVGGRLDYTDQDITQNLVRTQPLGGRTTVVTDYAASFSEVNFVPKIGLSKELTDTQTVGITYSQGFRTGGASYDAYQRTAYNYKPEEASTYEIFYKGSFMDERLTINSNVFLTKYSDQQVLMQFDPTDLLSRRIINAASSEAWGFEFEPSFKVTDNLETFASLGYVHTEFKDFNDLNLGNLSGLPFPEAPKWSLGLGARYTFDNGVYVGADAKYTSSYLARLGSLPHDYLKSRWIVNLQAGYKTERWEINAFAQNLLDEKYFVYNDNDIAATLGERRSVGLNMKVKF, encoded by the coding sequence ATGGAATGCAAGGGAATTAACGGCAGAACGGCTAGAACCGGACTGGCGGGATGGGTAGCGCTGCTGCTCACAACTTCGGTTTCTGCTCTGGCGTTGAATGTGCCGGCCACAGCCCAGACCGTCGCTCAGGCCAGCACCGCGCCTCGGCAGATTTCCATTGCTGCCGGGCCGCTGACCTCCGCGCTCAATCAGCTTGCCACGCAAACCGGCCTGCAGATTCTCTTTGACGGATCCATTGCCAATGGCAAAACGTCTCGCGGCGCCAGCGGCAATCTCACACCCTCTCAGGCGCTCGCCGCGGTGCTTGCAGGAACTGGTGTCCAGTCGCGGTTTGCCGGCCAAAACCAGATCGCCCTCAGCCTTGCGGCGGCACCTGCCAATGCCGCAGCCGTCGCTGCCGACGGTACAACCCAGCTGCAGGCCATCACGATTTACGGCTCACGCAACGCCACGACACTTGCCAGCACATCCTCGAGCATCGGTATCGTCAACGCGGAACAGATCTCCGACGGACAGATAAGGAGTTTCCGCGACAGCTTCCGCCGCATGGCGAACGTCATGGATGGCGACTGGGCGGATGCCGGTTTCATCATTCGTGGCGTCAGCTCCGAGGGCCTTGTTCCCGGTGGCGCGCCTCTTGCCACACTTTACATTGACGGCGTTCAGCAAACGGTGCGTGGCGCGCGTCGCGGGGCACGCGGGCTGTTTGACGTCGAGCAGGTCGAGGTCTATCGCGGCCCGCAGTCCACCCTGTCGGGGCGCGCTGCCATGGCCGGTGCGATTTATATAAAGACCAAGGATCCCACCTTCGAAAAGGAAGCGGAGCTTTCGACCACAATCGCCACCGGCAATCTCTACGGTACCGGTTTCATGTTCAATACGCCGCTGGTGGACGATCAGATCGCCATTCGCATGTCTGGCGAGATTCAGCGTAGCAAGAACGATATCAATTACCCCACCTTCGAGCGTTATGAGAACTATAACGAGTTCACACACGACTTTTATTACCAGGTCCGGGGCAAGGTTCTGTTTGAACCGGCGGAAATGCCGGAGACGCGCGCGCTTCTCAGCTACTCGTTTTCACATGACAACCCCGCCGTTCGCGATATTGGCGGCCCCAAAGGCTCCATCCCCTTCAGCTTCGATGAGAAACGCGGCGACTATCAGCTTCCGGTCTACATCGAATATCGCCCGACTGACGTCCATAACGTCGGACTGGAGGTAACGCATGACTTTTCAGACGAGCTGAAGCTGACGTCACTTTCGGCCTTCAGCTATTCCGATGCCGATCGTCTCTCGGTCAATTATGGAACTCCGGGCGAAATTGATACCTATCACGGCTACTACAAGGAATGGATCGCCTCTCAGGAAGTGCGTCTCAACTACGAAGGTGAGAAGTGGGACTGGGTCGGCGGCGTCTATTTTTCTTATGAAGATGAGAAGAATTTCTACGATCGTACCATTCCGCTGACCGCTACTGTCAAGCGTAACCAGGTTCAGCACAATACGCAGAAATCGTTCAATGCCGCCCTGTTCGGAGAGGCGACATACGAGTTCGTTCCGACATGGAAAATCACCGTCGGCGGCCGGCTGGACTATACGGATCAGGATATAACCCAAAATCTGGTGCGCACCCAGCCTCTTGGAGGCAGGACGACCGTGGTGACGGACTATGCCGCCTCCTTCAGTGAGGTCAATTTCGTGCCCAAAATCGGCCTTTCGAAAGAGCTGACGGATACACAGACGGTGGGGATTACCTATTCCCAGGGCTTCCGGACGGGTGGCGCGAGTTACGATGCGTATCAGCGTACAGCCTATAACTACAAACCCGAAGAGGCATCGACCTACGAGATTTTCTACAAAGGTTCGTTCATGGACGAACGCCTGACCATCAATTCAAACGTTTTCCTCACGAAATACTCGGACCAGCAGGTTTTGATGCAGTTCGATCCAACGGATCTGCTGAGCCGGCGCATCATCAACGCCGCGTCTTCGGAAGCATGGGGCTTCGAGTTCGAGCCGTCGTTCAAGGTCACTGACAACCTCGAAACCTTCGCATCGCTCGGCTACGTCCATACCGAATTCAAGGACTTCAACGATTTGAACCTTGGCAATCTGTCCGGCCTGCCATTCCCGGAAGCGCCGAAGTGGTCGCTGGGTCTCGGTGCCCGCTACACCTTCGATAACGGTGTCTATGTCGGCGCCGACGCCAAATATACCTCGAGCTACCTGGCCCGTCTTGGCAGCCTGCCGCACGACTATCTCAAGAGCCGTTGGATCGTGAACCTGCAGGCGGGCTACAAGACCGAAAGGTGGGAAATCAACGCCTTCGCGCAGAACCTGCTGGACGAGAAATATTTTGTCTACAACGACAATGATATTGCCGCCACGCTCGGCGAGCGCCGCAGCGTCGGTCTGAACATGAAGGTCAAATTCTGA
- a CDS encoding iron-siderophore ABC transporter substrate-binding protein has product MILRSFLILLMGLFASGASAQCSGRSLTTGVYGAPICVPDTPRRIVVLDPFYNLGMALELGLPLVGAPLMSVQDHELKEKADKATVSDIGEARQPSLERIVALKPDLIVGDAALHGQSYQNFAKIAPTALIDAKSWKDHFRTLALLSGKSDEAAQMLAGYEKRVSAIREKTASHTVSVLRVTPSGFHVYLDGPAAYAPYAVLRDAGVKRSTYETTNDNTVFKRPEWEDLALLDGDILLYVVAGRYDTTMDDALADRTTSNPFWQMLPAVASGNAHRVKRETWMSFNGIGSANKVLDDIEQYLLGKP; this is encoded by the coding sequence ATGATCCTGCGGTCGTTTCTCATCTTGCTGATGGGACTTTTTGCCTCCGGCGCCTCGGCGCAATGTTCGGGCCGTTCCCTCACGACAGGCGTATATGGCGCACCGATCTGCGTGCCGGACACGCCCCGCAGGATCGTCGTGCTCGATCCCTTCTATAATCTGGGAATGGCGCTTGAACTCGGCCTGCCTTTGGTCGGCGCACCGCTTATGTCCGTTCAGGACCATGAACTGAAGGAGAAGGCCGACAAGGCGACGGTCTCCGATATTGGCGAGGCCCGGCAGCCCAGTCTCGAGCGCATAGTGGCCCTGAAGCCGGACCTGATTGTCGGGGACGCAGCCCTGCACGGCCAGTCCTACCAGAACTTCGCCAAGATTGCGCCGACCGCGCTCATCGATGCAAAGAGCTGGAAAGACCATTTCCGCACATTGGCGCTCCTTTCGGGAAAAAGTGATGAGGCCGCGCAGATGCTGGCCGGTTACGAAAAACGTGTTTCCGCCATCAGAGAGAAGACTGCTTCCCATACGGTATCGGTATTGCGGGTGACACCCAGCGGTTTTCATGTCTATCTCGACGGTCCGGCCGCCTATGCGCCCTATGCGGTTCTTCGTGACGCCGGCGTAAAACGCAGCACCTACGAAACGACTAACGACAACACGGTCTTCAAACGGCCCGAATGGGAGGACCTCGCCCTCCTCGACGGGGACATCCTGCTTTACGTCGTTGCCGGCAGATACGATACGACCATGGACGATGCGCTTGCCGACCGCACGACCAGCAACCCCTTCTGGCAAATGTTGCCGGCAGTCGCATCCGGGAACGCCCACCGGGTAAAGCGCGAAACATGGATGAGCTTCAACGGCATCGGCTCCGCCAACAAAGTTCTCGATGACATCGAGCAATATCTGCTGGGCAAGCCGTGA